The following coding sequences lie in one Sporocytophaga myxococcoides DSM 11118 genomic window:
- a CDS encoding DUF7003 family protein yields the protein MIVLLSGCFGKIKETDNQMKFVDSGKVMMSKIDFISPVNLNFDEQSVLNELNLAFKGIPGDRFPKSNENQIVYNFFPDLENGYMFIASSKIHLYADKNRWAIVFETNGYHNRQFNAQINLVYIGNCISYSKEISPERSYVSNFSSVELISQEEFKRIQNFKGLEMEQFELVDSDINEIKVRDVLLPVNHNGLEYEAFDIKFREYDNPKRLVGFKDLVRFLSETQKEVMSANEEDLRKNLPDTLPKLITIDSFHHKNNMTPDSYETYRMIAKILVTGDTTFWKPKLTPNNHWTNWRSGAL from the coding sequence ATGATTGTTTTATTATCAGGATGTTTCGGAAAAATTAAAGAAACTGATAATCAAATGAAATTTGTCGATTCAGGAAAAGTAATGATGAGTAAAATTGATTTTATATCTCCTGTGAATTTAAACTTTGACGAACAATCTGTTTTAAATGAACTAAATTTGGCTTTTAAGGGAATTCCTGGAGATAGATTTCCGAAATCAAATGAAAATCAAATAGTATATAATTTTTTTCCTGATCTGGAAAATGGCTATATGTTTATTGCCAGCAGCAAGATTCACTTGTATGCAGATAAGAATAGATGGGCCATAGTTTTTGAAACCAATGGCTACCATAACAGGCAATTTAATGCCCAAATAAATTTGGTCTATATTGGTAATTGTATTTCATATTCAAAAGAAATTTCCCCCGAAAGGTCCTATGTTAGCAATTTTTCTTCAGTAGAATTGATTTCACAGGAGGAATTTAAAAGGATTCAAAACTTCAAAGGTCTTGAAATGGAACAATTTGAACTAGTCGATTCTGATATAAATGAAATAAAAGTGAGAGATGTCTTGTTGCCTGTTAATCATAACGGATTAGAGTATGAAGCTTTTGATATAAAATTCCGAGAGTATGATAATCCGAAAAGATTGGTGGGTTTTAAAGACCTTGTCAGATTTTTAAGTGAAACCCAAAAAGAAGTAATGTCTGCAAATGAAGAGGATCTTAGAAAAAATCTACCAGACACTCTTCCTAAATTAATAACAATTGACTCATTTCACCATAAAAATAACATGACTCCTGATAGCTATGAAACCTATCGTATGATTGCAAAAATATTGGTTACGGGAGACACGACTTTTTGGAAACCAAAGCTTACTCCTAATAACCATTGGACTAATTGGAGGTCAGGAGCCTTGTGA
- a CDS encoding D-glycero-alpha-D-manno-heptose-1,7-bisphosphate 7-phosphatase, whose protein sequence is MGAKCIFLDRDGVINVDKVDYTYTLEDFKIIPGVIEALEAFKKAGYLLVVITNQSGIAKGIYGHEDVKICHDFFQEKCGCLIDRYYYSPYHQTISESISRKPDSLMFEKAIAKFDIDIESSWMIGDKNRDLVPAKKLGIKTVLVGHEEPYPVEVDIKADDLKKASELILQA, encoded by the coding sequence ATGGGCGCTAAATGTATCTTTCTTGATCGCGATGGTGTGATTAATGTTGACAAAGTTGATTATACATATACTTTGGAAGATTTTAAAATTATACCTGGAGTAATAGAAGCTTTGGAAGCATTTAAAAAGGCAGGTTATCTGTTGGTGGTAATTACAAACCAGTCAGGAATTGCAAAAGGTATTTACGGCCACGAAGACGTTAAAATCTGTCATGATTTTTTTCAGGAAAAGTGTGGTTGTCTTATAGACAGATATTATTATAGCCCATATCACCAGACTATTTCTGAATCCATATCAAGAAAGCCAGATTCGCTTATGTTTGAAAAGGCAATTGCTAAATTCGATATAGATATAGAATCTTCATGGATGATTGGTGATAAAAACAGAGATTTAGTACCTGCAAAAAAACTTGGAATTAAAACTGTTCTGGTTGGACATGAAGAACCTTATCCGGTAGAAGTTGATATTAAAGCAGATGACCTTAAAAAAGCTTCAGAATTAATTTTACAGGCATAA
- the hemG gene encoding protoporphyrinogen oxidase encodes MCIGMYFRRQELTPDIMVGIIGAGISGLTLAYQLQERNIPYLLLEEKDITGGYIKTEITDNYTLDIGPNSILADEEITKFFNSIGIENELIEANPNSKDRYIFKAGKYQVLPDSPPKLLKSNFFSFKTKISILREFFRKTEKIEDETLAHFITRRFNKEVTDYVLNPFVTGIYAGNPEKLLVKLTFPILNDLENKYGSVLKGMLKSGGSGRRKSFNFRNGMATLPKAIAKKLKNLQLNTQVEKVEYQDGQYKVSALSNGQILSYNFSQLVIATPAFAASSIMENISIEVAKALSQIEYPSMALVHTVYSKDNVNVQLNGFGGLNPKIENKFAAGSIWTSSVFSGRVPDNQILLTSFVGGSQYSEQYKNADQQIKENIIQDFQRDLKIEGRPLMQKIHRWEKAIPQYDKNLQAAYSEIEKLQVKGIYFCAGWYKGVSLSDCIKNASQLAKNISTLKDTHS; translated from the coding sequence ATGTGCATTGGAATGTATTTTCGCAGGCAGGAACTTACACCAGATATTATGGTTGGAATAATCGGAGCAGGAATTTCAGGATTAACATTAGCTTATCAACTTCAGGAAAGAAACATACCTTACCTTTTATTGGAAGAAAAAGACATAACAGGAGGATATATAAAAACTGAAATTACTGATAATTATACGCTGGACATAGGTCCAAACAGTATTTTGGCTGATGAAGAAATCACAAAATTCTTTAATTCAATAGGCATTGAAAATGAACTTATTGAAGCAAATCCGAACAGTAAGGATCGCTACATTTTTAAAGCTGGCAAATATCAGGTGTTACCCGATTCCCCGCCCAAATTACTCAAAAGCAACTTCTTTTCTTTCAAAACCAAAATTTCAATATTACGCGAATTTTTCAGAAAAACAGAGAAGATTGAAGACGAAACTTTAGCCCATTTCATAACCAGAAGATTCAATAAAGAAGTTACAGATTACGTACTAAATCCATTTGTAACAGGTATTTACGCTGGAAATCCTGAAAAACTGCTAGTAAAACTTACTTTTCCTATTTTAAATGACCTGGAAAATAAATATGGTTCGGTATTAAAAGGAATGCTAAAATCCGGCGGAAGTGGTAGAAGGAAATCTTTTAACTTTAGGAATGGCATGGCTACTTTGCCAAAAGCTATTGCTAAAAAACTGAAAAATCTTCAGTTAAATACACAAGTAGAAAAAGTGGAATATCAAGATGGTCAATACAAGGTATCTGCTCTTTCAAACGGTCAAATACTTTCGTACAACTTCAGTCAATTGGTAATAGCAACACCGGCTTTTGCAGCATCTTCGATTATGGAAAATATATCAATCGAAGTTGCCAAAGCTTTAAGTCAGATTGAGTATCCTTCAATGGCATTGGTTCATACAGTTTATTCAAAGGATAATGTCAATGTTCAATTAAATGGTTTTGGCGGGTTGAATCCTAAGATTGAAAATAAATTTGCTGCAGGCTCCATATGGACTTCCTCAGTATTTTCAGGCAGAGTTCCCGATAATCAAATCCTTTTAACGTCATTTGTCGGTGGCAGTCAATATTCTGAACAATATAAAAACGCGGATCAACAGATCAAGGAAAACATCATCCAGGATTTTCAAAGGGATTTGAAAATTGAAGGAAGACCGTTAATGCAGAAGATTCACAGATGGGAAAAAGCAATACCTCAATATGATAAGAACCTTCAAGCAGCTTATTCGGAAATAGAAAAGCTTCAGGTAAAAGGCATATATTTTTGTGCGGGCTGGTATAAAGGAGTATCTCTTTCTGATTGCATTAAGAATGCAAGTCAATTGGCAAAAAATATTTCCACCTTAAAGGATACTCATTCTTAA
- a CDS encoding polyprenol monophosphomannose synthase — MEKAIVIIPTYNEKENIETVIRKVFTLSIPFDVLIIDDGSPDGTADIVKELQLEYPGRLFLEQRKGKLGLGTAYIHGFKYAIARNYEYICEMDADMSHNPEDLVKLYNSCAEQGYDLAIGSRYVNGITVINWPMSRVLMSYYASTYVRFITGMQIQDTTAGFKCYRKKVLETINLDDIKFTGYAFQIKMKFLTWKFGFKIIEVPIIFTDRTLGQSKMSSGIFKEAVFGVLQMKIESMFKHYIPEQ; from the coding sequence GTGGAAAAGGCGATTGTCATTATACCTACTTATAACGAGAAGGAAAACATTGAAACTGTAATCAGGAAGGTATTTACATTAAGTATTCCCTTTGATGTTCTTATTATAGATGATGGCTCGCCTGACGGAACTGCGGATATTGTTAAAGAACTTCAACTAGAATATCCCGGCAGACTTTTTCTGGAGCAAAGAAAGGGCAAACTTGGACTTGGTACCGCTTATATACATGGCTTCAAATATGCTATTGCGAGAAACTATGAGTATATATGCGAAATGGATGCAGACATGTCTCACAATCCGGAAGATCTTGTTAAACTCTATAATTCTTGCGCGGAACAAGGTTATGATCTGGCTATAGGTTCTCGCTATGTAAATGGTATCACTGTGATCAACTGGCCCATGAGCAGGGTTTTAATGTCCTATTATGCCAGTACCTATGTTCGTTTTATTACAGGTATGCAAATACAGGATACCACAGCTGGTTTCAAGTGCTACAGAAAAAAAGTGCTAGAAACAATTAATCTGGATGACATAAAATTTACAGGATATGCATTTCAGATTAAGATGAAATTTTTAACCTGGAAATTTGGATTCAAGATAATAGAAGTGCCTATCATTTTCACAGATCGTACACTTGGACAATCAAAAATGTCTTCAGGAATTTTTAAAGAAGCCGTATTTGGTGTGCTTCAGATGAAAATCGAAAGTATGTTCAAACATTATATACCGGAACAATAA
- a CDS encoding ABC transporter permease — translation MNIYQFISSRIRHVRKDSFTYLVRNIAIASIAIGLAFIIVSFGILEGFKKRIKEKIFSFGAHIQVSRHDISRSYEESPFPKHTDLYDHPSKIGEIAHIQVYSKKAGLLKTDEEVNGVIVKGIGKDFSFSRFKNNIVEGRFLTLPDSGYSREIMISKRIANKMRLSIGDSVMIFFVQNPPRYRKLLIKGIYETGLEEFDDLIILGDIRLLQKINNWNEELIGGYEIFLKDFSTLTTASEKVFEAMDYDMQLEKITDRYIQIFDWLALLNRNVAIFLVLILFVASFNMVSTLFIMIMERTRMIGILKAFGATDGQIRGVFWYNGIFIILKGMLWGNIAGIGFCLVQYYFKIIPLDPENYYMSSVPIEWNFEVLGLINLMTFTLIALVMFIPVFVISKIKPVKSIKFS, via the coding sequence ATGAATATATACCAATTTATTTCCAGCAGAATTCGTCACGTCAGGAAAGATTCTTTTACATATCTGGTGAGGAATATAGCGATAGCAAGTATTGCCATTGGGCTTGCTTTCATTATCGTGTCTTTTGGAATACTGGAAGGCTTTAAAAAGAGAATCAAAGAAAAGATTTTTAGTTTTGGAGCTCATATCCAAGTCAGCAGGCATGATATCAGTCGTTCTTATGAAGAATCTCCTTTTCCCAAACACACAGATTTATACGATCATCCTTCAAAGATTGGTGAGATAGCTCATATTCAGGTTTATAGCAAAAAGGCAGGTTTGCTTAAAACAGACGAGGAAGTAAATGGAGTAATCGTTAAAGGAATAGGAAAGGACTTCAGCTTTTCCAGGTTTAAAAATAATATCGTAGAAGGAAGATTTCTGACATTGCCGGATAGTGGATATTCCAGAGAAATAATGATCAGTAAAAGAATTGCCAATAAAATGAGACTAAGCATTGGCGACAGTGTTATGATCTTTTTTGTTCAAAATCCCCCACGATATAGGAAGCTTCTGATTAAAGGAATTTATGAAACTGGTCTTGAAGAGTTTGATGATCTCATCATACTTGGAGATATCAGGCTTCTACAGAAAATTAACAATTGGAATGAGGAACTGATCGGTGGTTATGAAATCTTTCTTAAAGATTTTTCAACACTGACGACCGCTTCAGAAAAGGTATTTGAAGCAATGGATTATGACATGCAACTGGAAAAGATAACCGATAGGTATATTCAGATTTTTGACTGGTTAGCTTTGTTAAACCGAAACGTTGCCATATTTCTGGTCCTGATTCTTTTTGTAGCCAGCTTCAATATGGTTTCAACACTTTTTATCATGATCATGGAAAGAACTCGGATGATTGGGATATTAAAAGCTTTCGGAGCTACTGATGGACAAATTCGAGGTGTTTTCTGGTACAACGGTATTTTTATTATTCTGAAAGGTATGCTTTGGGGAAATATTGCAGGTATTGGTTTTTGTCTTGTTCAGTATTATTTTAAGATTATACCTCTTGATCCTGAAAACTATTACATGAGTTCAGTTCCTATCGAATGGAATTTTGAAGTATTGGGATTGATTAATTTGATGACATTTACACTGATAGCTCTGGTTATGTTTATTCCGGTGTTTGTGATTTCAAAAATTAAACCGGTTAAATCAATTAAGTTTAGCTAG
- a CDS encoding exo-beta-N-acetylmuramidase NamZ family protein, which produces MNKMFLAFFLSFSLLVNVSSCHSTDKQTDSAKDNPSQMTASPILPGAYQTEEYLPFLKGKNVALVVNQTSLINNTHLADTLLSRGVKIKKIFAPEHGFRGEADAGETVKNDVDKKTGLPLISLYGANKKPSADQLKDLDIIIFDIQDVGARFYTYISTMHYLMQACSENGKTLLILDRPNPNGFYIDGPVLEPKYKSFVGMHPIPIVHGLTVAELAQMINGEHWLDSNKTCNLKIIKVKNYEHKDHYALPVKPSPNLPNDLSIMLYPSLGLFEGTVMSVGRGTDKAFQVIGAPDTAYGKDTFKPVSTPGAKNPPYENKVCYGVDLTKLYPEPGLKLRYVIDMYKKAPDKEKYFNNFFNKLAGNSSLQDQIKKGMSETAIRESWQANLDKYKLMRKKYLLYKDF; this is translated from the coding sequence ATGAACAAAATGTTTTTGGCTTTTTTCCTGTCGTTCAGCCTGCTGGTTAATGTTTCGTCCTGCCATTCAACAGATAAGCAAACCGATTCAGCAAAAGATAATCCTTCTCAGATGACAGCTTCACCAATACTCCCAGGGGCTTATCAGACTGAAGAATATTTACCTTTTTTAAAAGGTAAAAATGTAGCCCTGGTAGTAAACCAAACCAGTCTGATTAATAATACCCACCTGGCTGACACTTTACTAAGCCGTGGTGTGAAAATCAAAAAAATATTTGCACCGGAGCATGGTTTTCGTGGAGAAGCAGATGCAGGTGAAACAGTGAAAAATGATGTTGATAAAAAAACAGGATTGCCGCTGATTTCGCTCTATGGGGCCAACAAAAAGCCTTCTGCTGACCAGCTTAAAGACTTGGATATTATAATCTTTGACATTCAGGATGTCGGTGCAAGATTTTATACTTACATAAGTACAATGCATTATTTAATGCAAGCCTGTTCAGAGAATGGCAAAACATTATTAATCCTAGACAGGCCTAATCCCAATGGATTTTATATTGATGGACCAGTCCTTGAACCTAAGTATAAATCTTTTGTAGGTATGCACCCTATTCCAATTGTTCATGGTTTGACAGTTGCCGAACTTGCTCAAATGATCAATGGTGAACATTGGCTGGACAGCAACAAAACATGTAATCTTAAGATTATAAAGGTAAAGAACTACGAACATAAAGACCATTATGCTCTGCCTGTAAAACCTTCACCTAACTTACCCAATGACTTGTCAATCATGCTTTATCCATCACTAGGGCTGTTTGAAGGTACTGTAATGTCCGTTGGAAGAGGAACAGATAAAGCATTTCAGGTTATTGGTGCACCTGATACCGCATATGGAAAAGACACATTTAAACCTGTTTCAACGCCGGGAGCCAAAAATCCCCCTTATGAAAATAAAGTATGTTATGGAGTTGATCTTACTAAGCTATATCCTGAGCCAGGCTTGAAGTTGAGATATGTAATTGACATGTATAAAAAAGCACCAGACAAAGAAAAATACTTTAATAACTTTTTCAATAAACTTGCAGGAAACAGTAGCTTGCAGGATCAAATAAAAAAAGGGATGAGCGAAACTGCTATCAGAGAAAGCTGGCAGGCTAACCTTGACAAATACAAGCTCATGAGAAAAAAATATCTTTTATACAAAGATTTTTAA
- the fmt gene encoding methionyl-tRNA formyltransferase: MPKDLRIIYMGTPDFAVPSLKILVKNSYNVVAVVTAPDKPAGRGLKLKASPVKEYAESVNIPVLQPVSLKDPAFLEELKSYNANLQIVVAFRMLPESVWNMPEIGTFNLHASLLPQYRGAAPINWAIINGEKETGITTFFLKHEIDTGDIIFQEKEPIYLEDNFEMLYGRLMNLGAELVLNTVHAIKNDTIVPKPQVMSKELKPAPKISKETGKIDWSKSSADIENLIRGLSPVPSAWTILNDKVLKIYKASIVNAINVENPEQKSFLCDNKTYLYFKTGNGYLSLEEIQLEGKKRMMIDEFLRGYKPC, translated from the coding sequence ATGCCCAAAGACCTAAGAATCATTTATATGGGAACACCCGATTTCGCAGTTCCCAGTCTTAAAATATTAGTAAAGAACTCATATAATGTAGTAGCTGTAGTGACTGCTCCTGATAAGCCTGCAGGTCGTGGTTTAAAACTTAAAGCTTCACCAGTAAAGGAATATGCAGAATCTGTAAACATTCCTGTTTTGCAGCCTGTAAGTCTAAAAGATCCTGCATTTCTGGAAGAACTGAAGAGTTATAATGCCAACCTTCAGATAGTTGTAGCATTCCGTATGCTTCCCGAATCAGTCTGGAATATGCCAGAAATAGGTACATTCAATCTACATGCTTCTCTCCTGCCCCAATACCGCGGCGCAGCACCAATCAATTGGGCTATTATAAATGGGGAAAAAGAAACAGGTATTACAACATTTTTCCTTAAGCATGAAATAGACACTGGAGATATAATATTTCAGGAGAAAGAACCTATTTATTTAGAAGATAATTTTGAAATGCTATACGGAAGGCTGATGAACCTTGGAGCAGAGCTTGTGCTTAATACTGTTCATGCAATTAAAAATGATACAATCGTTCCAAAGCCTCAGGTTATGTCTAAAGAGCTGAAGCCTGCCCCTAAAATTTCAAAGGAAACCGGAAAGATCGATTGGTCAAAATCATCAGCAGACATAGAGAACCTGATAAGAGGCCTCTCTCCGGTCCCTTCAGCATGGACAATATTAAATGATAAGGTTCTGAAAATTTACAAGGCTTCAATTGTGAATGCCATCAATGTAGAAAACCCAGAACAGAAATCATTTTTATGTGATAATAAAACCTATCTGTATTTCAAAACCGGCAATGGATATCTCAGCCTTGAAGAAATTCAGCTTGAAGGAAAGAAAAGAATGATGATCGACGAATTTCTAAGAGGATATAAACCATGCTAA
- a CDS encoding dihydrofolate reductase: MLKSIIVAVSVNDVIGYENKLPWHLPADLKYFKNLTMGHHVIMGRKTYESIGKILPGRVFVIVTRDKTYSVPGATVVHSIEDAFKYCSDNNESEAFIIGGADIINQSERFADKLYLTRIHENFVGDVYLQFDMALWKEESKQDFTSDEKNKYPYSFLVYHKK; the protein is encoded by the coding sequence ATGCTAAAATCAATAATAGTAGCTGTATCGGTCAATGATGTTATCGGATATGAAAATAAGCTTCCCTGGCATCTTCCTGCCGACTTAAAATATTTTAAGAACCTTACAATGGGCCATCATGTAATCATGGGGAGAAAAACCTATGAGTCGATAGGTAAGATATTACCAGGAAGGGTATTTGTAATAGTGACAAGAGATAAAACCTATTCAGTCCCCGGAGCTACTGTAGTTCATTCAATAGAAGATGCCTTTAAATATTGTAGCGATAATAACGAGTCAGAGGCCTTTATAATTGGAGGTGCAGACATCATTAATCAATCTGAAAGATTTGCTGATAAGCTTTATCTTACAAGAATTCATGAGAATTTTGTAGGTGATGTATATCTTCAGTTTGATATGGCTCTATGGAAAGAAGAATCAAAACAGGATTTTACTTCTGATGAAAAGAATAAATATCCCTATTCATTCCTGGTATACCATAAAAAATGA